In one Dreissena polymorpha isolate Duluth1 chromosome 7, UMN_Dpol_1.0, whole genome shotgun sequence genomic region, the following are encoded:
- the LOC127839787 gene encoding uncharacterized protein LOC127839787 yields MAFNVTYGALQSHNIKHLYTTREKTMHQKIPRQKLYRPEFLELEKQANERHKNRARRRPKVNMEFVPEYNIDVARAPAFRTANKEFVDDLVARLTKKPAVKSNPRGCGHYQRGFHEYEWEEDMTSPSEPVPARKNEEYSQSSDETLWVWKAAS; encoded by the exons ATGGCGTTTAACGTAACATACGGGGCGTTACAGTCGCATAACATCAAACACCTGTACACGACACGGGAGAAAACCATGCACCAGAAAATTCCAAGGCAGAAATTATACAGACCAG AATTTCTGGAGTTGGAGAAACAAGCCAACGAGCGCCACAAGAACAGAGCCCGGCGTCGTCCGAAGGTGAACATGGAGTTCGTGCCGGAGTACAACATCGACGTAGCCCGTGCGCCTGCTTTCAG GACCGCGAACAAAGAATTCGTCGATGATCTTGTAGCCCGGCTAACAAAAAAGCCCGCTGTAAAATCCAACCCGCGCGGCTGCGGCCATTACCAACGCGGTTTCCACGAATATGAATGGGAGGAGGATATGACGTCACCATCGGAACCAGTGCCCGCAAGGAAGAATGAAGAGTATTCTCAATCGTCTGACGAGACCTTGTGGGTGTGGAAAGCGGCATCCTAG